A DNA window from Actinomadura coerulea contains the following coding sequences:
- a CDS encoding MFS transporter, translated as MGLREQLNKRDFRRLIVGQTVSSFGDWMGTLALMYFVLELSDSTTAVGGVLVLRLLPSALGAPVAARVVTRWRRRSVMMWATLVQTGMALALPIVPWLVWVYFWAFMIEVAGLIFLPARDASIPFLIEDEENRHDTGTLEIANGITMATSYGMIPVGAGAFGLILLFSENIGLHGNWRYAVVFWLDALTYLACYFAIRSIPDLGPGPAERREMERTEQEASPRGLLSAVRLPVVRGVLPGVAVVALGLGALFSLGVVFVRNVLTAGPVGFGTLVVLFGVGALVGLLIIHRKVRKLSVQIRVGTAVQGVVIFLMALLGTVAWAFIGAVLFGAAATSALVGGITYLQEALSGVNRNLALTAFHAVLRFGMALAALLAGAAADLLRKAGTAPLGLSPSQFVLAMSGLVVLFGASLIHVPGNGGTPSK; from the coding sequence ATGGGACTCAGGGAGCAGCTGAACAAGCGCGACTTCCGGCGGCTCATCGTCGGCCAGACGGTGTCCTCGTTCGGCGACTGGATGGGCACGCTGGCGCTGATGTACTTCGTGCTGGAGCTCAGCGACTCCACCACGGCGGTCGGCGGTGTGCTGGTGCTGCGGCTGCTCCCGTCCGCGCTGGGCGCGCCGGTGGCGGCGCGGGTGGTGACGCGGTGGCGGCGGCGCAGCGTCATGATGTGGGCGACCCTGGTCCAGACGGGCATGGCGCTGGCGCTGCCGATCGTGCCGTGGCTGGTGTGGGTGTACTTCTGGGCCTTCATGATCGAGGTGGCGGGGCTGATCTTCCTGCCGGCCCGGGACGCGTCGATCCCGTTCCTCATCGAGGACGAGGAGAACCGGCACGACACGGGCACGTTGGAGATCGCCAACGGCATCACGATGGCCACCTCGTACGGGATGATCCCGGTGGGCGCCGGGGCGTTCGGGCTGATCCTGCTGTTCTCGGAGAACATCGGCCTGCACGGCAACTGGCGCTACGCGGTGGTGTTCTGGCTGGACGCCCTGACCTATCTGGCCTGCTATTTCGCCATCCGCTCGATTCCCGACCTCGGTCCGGGGCCGGCCGAGCGGCGGGAGATGGAGCGCACGGAGCAGGAGGCGTCGCCCCGCGGGCTCCTGTCGGCGGTGCGCCTCCCGGTGGTGCGCGGCGTCCTGCCCGGGGTGGCGGTGGTGGCGCTCGGGCTGGGCGCGCTGTTCTCGCTGGGCGTGGTGTTCGTCCGGAACGTCCTGACCGCGGGGCCGGTGGGGTTCGGGACGCTGGTGGTGCTGTTCGGGGTGGGCGCGCTCGTCGGGCTGCTGATCATTCACCGCAAGGTCCGGAAGCTGTCGGTGCAGATCCGCGTCGGGACGGCCGTGCAGGGTGTGGTGATCTTCTTGATGGCCCTGCTGGGGACGGTGGCCTGGGCGTTCATCGGAGCGGTGCTGTTCGGCGCGGCGGCGACCAGTGCCCTGGTCGGCGGGATCACCTACCTCCAGGAGGCGCTGAGCGGCGTGAACCGGAACCTGGCCCTCACGGCCTTCCACGCCGTCCTGCGGTTCGGCATGGCGCTGGCCGCGCTGCTGGCCGGGGCCGCGGCCGACCTCCTGAGGAAGGCGGGCACGGCCCCGCTCGGCCTGTCGCCGTCGCAGTTCGTGCTGGCGATGTCGGGGCTGGTGGTCCTGTTCGGGGCGTCCCTGATCCACGTCCCCGGCAACGGCGGCACCCCGTCTAAGTGA
- a CDS encoding dihydrodipicolinate reductase: MISVVVWGTGNMGRLAVRSVEAHPALRLTGVIVHDPAKVGRDAGDLAGLGRDLGVAATADAEAVLASRPQAVVYAASGDVRPDDALADVLRAVRAGAVVVTPALYALYDQRGAPPEMRAEVLDAVAEGGGSLFASGVDPGWGNDVLPLLVSGLGGTIDVVRCQEIFDYSTYDQPDSVRYLVGMGQPMDYEPPMLAATVPTMVWGGQVRLMARALGAELDEIRETVDRRPLDATITTESMGEFEKGTQGAVRFEVQGIVAGEPRIVVEHVTRIHPSCAPDWPMPPDGDGAHRVVIEGVPRIEVTVEATDEHGNRAAGGNATAAGRLVNAIDWLVDAEPGLYDALDVPVRPAVGKLGRTAP; this comes from the coding sequence ATGATCTCCGTGGTCGTCTGGGGTACCGGCAACATGGGACGGCTGGCCGTCCGCTCCGTCGAGGCGCATCCGGCGCTCCGGCTGACCGGCGTGATCGTCCACGATCCCGCCAAGGTGGGACGGGACGCGGGCGACCTCGCCGGCCTCGGCCGCGACCTCGGCGTCGCGGCGACCGCCGACGCCGAGGCCGTGCTCGCCTCCCGTCCGCAGGCCGTCGTGTACGCCGCGTCGGGCGACGTCCGGCCCGACGACGCGCTCGCCGACGTCCTCAGGGCGGTCCGCGCGGGGGCGGTCGTCGTCACCCCCGCCCTGTACGCCCTCTACGACCAGCGCGGGGCGCCGCCCGAGATGCGCGCGGAGGTGCTGGACGCGGTCGCCGAGGGCGGCGGCTCCCTGTTCGCCTCCGGCGTCGACCCCGGGTGGGGCAACGACGTCCTGCCGCTGCTGGTCAGCGGCCTCGGCGGCACGATCGACGTCGTCCGCTGCCAGGAGATCTTCGACTACTCCACCTACGACCAGCCCGACTCCGTCCGGTACCTGGTCGGCATGGGCCAGCCGATGGACTACGAGCCGCCGATGCTCGCCGCGACCGTCCCGACCATGGTGTGGGGCGGCCAGGTCAGGCTGATGGCCCGCGCCCTCGGCGCCGAGCTGGACGAGATCCGCGAGACCGTGGACCGCCGCCCGCTCGACGCGACGATCACCACCGAGTCCATGGGCGAGTTCGAGAAGGGCACGCAGGGCGCGGTGCGGTTCGAGGTCCAGGGCATCGTGGCGGGCGAGCCCCGCATCGTCGTCGAGCACGTCACGCGCATCCACCCGTCCTGCGCGCCGGACTGGCCGATGCCGCCGGACGGCGACGGCGCGCACCGCGTGGTCATCGAGGGCGTCCCGCGCATCGAGGTCACCGTCGAGGCCACCGACGAGCACGGCAACCGCGCCGCCGGAGGGAACGCCACCGCCGCCGGGCGCCTGGTGAACGCCATCGACTGGCTCGTGGACGCCGAACCGGGGCTCTACGACGCGCTCGACGTTCCCGTCCGTCCCGCCGTGGGAAAACTCGGCAGGACGGCGCCATGA
- a CDS encoding GMC oxidoreductase — translation MRDSTPSLSVSRRGFIVGTGSIVGLGLLGRTGASAAPVPAPIPNGARVPVLVIGTGYGGSVAALRLAQAGVDVHMVEMGMTWDTPGSDGKIFSGMRSPDYRAYWLRTRTKQPLSNFLGFPIDKDVPKYTGILDAEDFGGILVYQGRGVGGGSLVNGGMAVTPKRSRFSAILPSVNADEMYNVYYPRANSGLGVNEIDRAWFDTTDCYQYARVGRKHAQRSGFEFVYVPNVYDFNYMKQEAAGAVPKSALNAEILYGNNYGKKSLQKTYLAQAKATGRVAISAQHRVTSVSPASGGGYTVAIEQIDTGGNVVATKTVTAARVFFAAGSVGTSKLLVKLKATGALPNLNGEIGKGWGDNGNVMVGRANHLWDPTGSLQSGMPTGGIDNWDAGGAFAEVAPLPTGIETYASFYLSITNTPHRAEFSWNASAGRADLNWQTAWKQTSIDMAKSIFDKINSKEGTIYRTDLFGSYKIWGDHLTYHPLGGAVLNKATDNYGRLHGHPGLYAIDGSLIPGNTSVNPFVTITALAERNIEKIIATDL, via the coding sequence ATGCGTGACTCCACCCCGTCCCTTAGCGTGTCTCGCCGTGGTTTCATCGTTGGAACCGGTTCTATCGTCGGGCTGGGCCTTCTCGGCCGGACCGGCGCCTCGGCGGCCCCGGTCCCGGCACCGATCCCCAACGGGGCCCGCGTCCCCGTCCTGGTCATCGGCACCGGGTACGGCGGCTCGGTCGCCGCGCTGCGCCTCGCCCAGGCGGGCGTCGACGTGCACATGGTCGAGATGGGCATGACCTGGGACACCCCGGGCTCCGACGGCAAGATCTTCTCGGGCATGAGGTCGCCGGACTACCGCGCCTACTGGCTCCGGACGCGGACCAAGCAGCCGCTCAGCAACTTCCTCGGCTTCCCGATCGACAAGGACGTCCCCAAGTACACCGGGATCCTGGACGCCGAGGACTTCGGCGGCATCCTCGTCTACCAGGGCCGGGGCGTCGGCGGCGGCTCGCTCGTCAACGGCGGGATGGCGGTCACGCCGAAGCGGTCGCGGTTCAGCGCGATCCTGCCCTCCGTGAACGCCGACGAGATGTACAACGTCTACTACCCGCGCGCCAACTCCGGGCTGGGCGTCAACGAGATCGACCGGGCCTGGTTCGACACCACCGACTGCTACCAGTACGCGCGTGTCGGACGGAAGCACGCCCAGCGCTCGGGGTTCGAGTTCGTCTACGTCCCGAACGTCTACGACTTCAACTACATGAAGCAGGAGGCGGCCGGCGCCGTGCCGAAGTCGGCGCTCAACGCCGAGATCCTCTACGGCAACAACTACGGCAAGAAGTCGCTCCAGAAGACCTATCTGGCGCAGGCCAAGGCCACGGGCCGGGTCGCCATCTCGGCGCAGCACCGGGTGACGTCGGTGTCGCCCGCGTCCGGCGGCGGTTACACGGTCGCCATCGAGCAGATCGACACGGGCGGGAACGTCGTGGCGACCAAGACGGTGACCGCCGCGCGGGTGTTCTTCGCCGCCGGCAGCGTCGGCACCAGCAAGCTGCTGGTCAAGCTGAAGGCGACCGGGGCCCTGCCCAACCTGAACGGCGAGATCGGCAAGGGCTGGGGCGACAACGGCAACGTCATGGTCGGCCGCGCCAACCACCTGTGGGACCCGACCGGCAGCCTCCAGTCGGGCATGCCGACGGGCGGCATCGACAACTGGGACGCCGGCGGCGCGTTCGCCGAGGTCGCGCCCCTGCCGACCGGGATCGAGACGTACGCCTCGTTCTACCTGTCGATCACCAACACCCCGCACCGGGCCGAGTTCTCGTGGAACGCCTCCGCCGGACGGGCCGACCTCAACTGGCAGACCGCCTGGAAGCAGACCAGCATCGACATGGCCAAGTCGATCTTCGACAAGATCAACAGCAAGGAGGGGACGATCTACCGGACCGACCTCTTCGGCTCCTACAAGATCTGGGGCGACCACCTCACCTACCACCCGCTCGGCGGCGCCGTCCTGAACAAGGCCACCGACAACTACGGCCGGCTGCACGGCCACCCCGGCCTCTACGCCATCGACGGCTCGCTCATCCCGGGCAACACCAGCGTGAACCCGTTCGTCACCATCACCGCCCTCGCCGAGCGGAACATCGAGAAGATCATCGCCACCGACCTGTGA
- a CDS encoding epoxide hydrolase family protein, giving the protein MSAEQDIHPFTIDVPQDRIHDLNARLASARWPDELPGVGWAHGVPVSYLKDLAEYWRTGYDWRVHEAALNEHPHHITEVQGQRMHFLHIRSPEPDALPLVLVHGWPATFSEFLDVIRPLTDPRATGGDPADAFHLVVPSLPGFAFSGPTRRPGDGDTARYAEAVAGLMDRLGYGRYGAHGGDVGSFVSPQLGRMAPERVVGVHMNGPMTFQSWDGNDDGYDEADKERLAVLTDPSGERFGYAAIQSTRPQTLAFGLHDSPVGLLAWIVDQFQQWSNPAKRLPEDAVGRDALLTNVTLYWLTDTLASSIRLYKEASQWGAPAERSPVPTGCAIFPGDLTIRALAEQQHRIVHWAEYDRGGHFAAMEAPDLLTGDIRAFFRKVR; this is encoded by the coding sequence ATGAGCGCCGAACAGGACATTCACCCCTTCACCATCGACGTCCCGCAGGACCGGATCCACGACCTGAACGCGCGGCTCGCGTCCGCCCGCTGGCCGGACGAGCTTCCCGGGGTGGGCTGGGCCCACGGCGTCCCCGTCTCCTACCTCAAGGACCTCGCCGAGTACTGGCGCACCGGCTACGACTGGCGCGTGCACGAGGCCGCGCTGAACGAGCACCCGCACCACATCACCGAGGTCCAGGGGCAGCGGATGCACTTCCTGCACATCCGGTCGCCCGAGCCGGACGCGCTTCCGCTCGTGCTCGTCCACGGCTGGCCCGCGACGTTCTCCGAGTTCCTGGACGTGATCCGGCCGCTCACCGACCCGCGGGCGACCGGGGGCGACCCGGCCGACGCGTTCCACCTGGTCGTTCCGTCGCTGCCGGGATTCGCGTTCTCGGGGCCGACGCGCAGGCCCGGGGACGGCGACACCGCACGATACGCCGAGGCGGTGGCCGGGCTGATGGACCGGCTCGGATACGGGCGGTACGGCGCGCACGGCGGCGACGTCGGCTCCTTCGTCTCGCCGCAGCTCGGCCGGATGGCCCCCGAGCGCGTCGTCGGAGTCCACATGAACGGACCCATGACGTTCCAGTCCTGGGACGGGAACGACGACGGCTACGACGAAGCCGACAAAGAGCGGCTCGCCGTCCTGACCGACCCGTCCGGTGAGCGGTTCGGGTACGCGGCGATCCAGTCGACGCGGCCGCAGACGCTGGCGTTCGGTCTTCACGACTCACCCGTGGGGCTGCTCGCCTGGATCGTCGACCAGTTCCAGCAGTGGAGCAACCCCGCCAAGCGGCTTCCGGAGGACGCGGTCGGCAGGGACGCCCTGCTCACCAACGTCACGCTCTACTGGCTGACCGACACGCTGGCGTCGTCGATCCGGTTGTACAAGGAGGCGTCGCAGTGGGGCGCCCCCGCGGAGCGCTCGCCCGTGCCCACCGGATGCGCGATCTTCCCGGGTGACCTCACGATCCGGGCGCTCGCGGAGCAGCAGCACAGGATCGTGCACTGGGCCGAGTACGACCGCGGCGGCCATTTCGCGGCCATGGAGGCCCCCGATCTGCTGACCGGCGACATCCGCGCGTTCTTCCGGAAGGTGCGCTGA
- a CDS encoding MFS transporter — protein MSDSPPSFLATGRGKLTLTLLCAIAFLDFIDASIVNVALPAIRADLDFSVQDLQWVPSGYLLTYGGLMLLGGRLADLLGRRRVVVAGTVLFSLSSIAGGLATTSGALVAARLAQGAGAALMLPGTLSILTTTFKEGGDRGKALGVWGGVGGGASAAGVLFGGLLTDGPGWRWVMLVNVPVCVIVIAGLLLLVEGDRRPARLAGFDALGTVLVTGGMLLLVFTLVKAPDAGWGAGRTIGGLAGAAALLLAFLVNEQRSRNPLLPLSIFRIRGLAAADVTQLVAVAGFLSMFFFLSLYMVNVLGYSPLETGSAYLPLCAGVAVAAGASAPLIARAGTRPVMIAGLLLAAAGTYLLSRIPVDGHYLTDLLPGLMVTSFGLGFTFVAVTTAANANVPPDKAGLAAALLNASQQIGGALGLAIFSAAATARTDDLLADRRPAPEALTGGFSRALLAGSLFLAAAAVVALRAANSRGEASAPEPEKRPGAVPVT, from the coding sequence ATGAGCGACTCCCCTCCGTCCTTCCTCGCGACGGGACGCGGCAAGCTCACCCTGACGCTGCTGTGCGCCATCGCGTTCCTGGACTTCATCGACGCCTCGATCGTCAATGTGGCGCTGCCCGCGATCCGCGCCGACCTGGACTTCTCCGTCCAGGACCTGCAGTGGGTGCCGTCCGGCTACCTGCTGACCTACGGCGGGCTCATGCTGCTCGGCGGGCGGCTCGCCGACCTGCTCGGACGCCGCCGGGTCGTGGTCGCGGGCACCGTGCTGTTCTCGCTGTCCTCGATCGCGGGCGGGCTCGCCACCACGTCCGGAGCGCTCGTCGCGGCGCGGCTCGCGCAGGGCGCCGGCGCGGCGCTGATGCTGCCGGGCACCCTGTCGATCCTGACGACCACCTTCAAGGAGGGCGGCGACCGAGGCAAGGCCCTCGGGGTGTGGGGCGGCGTCGGCGGCGGCGCCTCGGCGGCCGGGGTCCTGTTCGGCGGGCTGCTCACCGACGGGCCCGGCTGGCGCTGGGTGATGCTCGTGAACGTCCCGGTCTGCGTGATCGTCATCGCCGGGCTGCTCCTGCTCGTCGAGGGCGACCGGCGCCCCGCCCGGCTCGCGGGCTTCGACGCGCTCGGCACCGTCCTCGTCACCGGCGGGATGCTGCTGCTGGTGTTCACCCTCGTCAAGGCCCCGGACGCCGGCTGGGGCGCGGGCCGCACGATCGGCGGCCTCGCCGGGGCGGCCGCCCTCCTGCTGGCGTTCCTCGTCAACGAGCAGCGCAGCCGCAACCCCCTGCTGCCACTGTCGATCTTCCGGATCCGGGGGCTGGCCGCCGCGGACGTCACCCAGCTCGTCGCGGTCGCCGGGTTCCTGTCGATGTTCTTCTTCCTCAGCCTCTACATGGTGAACGTCCTCGGCTACTCGCCGCTGGAGACCGGCTCGGCCTACCTGCCGCTCTGCGCCGGCGTGGCCGTCGCCGCGGGCGCGTCCGCCCCGCTGATCGCGCGCGCCGGGACGCGCCCGGTGATGATCGCCGGCCTCCTGCTCGCCGCCGCGGGCACCTACCTGCTGTCGCGCATCCCGGTGGACGGCCACTACCTCACCGACCTGCTGCCCGGCCTGATGGTCACCTCGTTCGGGCTCGGGTTCACGTTCGTGGCCGTCACCACCGCGGCCAACGCCAACGTCCCGCCGGACAAGGCCGGGCTCGCGGCGGCCCTGCTCAACGCCTCCCAGCAGATCGGCGGCGCCCTCGGCCTGGCGATCTTCTCCGCGGCCGCCACCGCCCGCACGGACGACCTGCTCGCCGACCGCAGGCCCGCGCCCGAGGCCCTCACCGGCGGGTTCTCCCGGGCGCTGCTGGCCGGCTCCCTCTTCCTGGCCGCCGCGGCGGTCGTCGCCCTCCGCGCCGCCAACAGCCGGGGGGAGGCGTCCGCACCGGAGCCGGAGAAGCGGCCCGGCGCCGTTCCGGTCACTTAG
- the sigJ gene encoding RNA polymerase sigma factor SigJ, which produces MSEGIADDTATRVFADHRELLFSVVYNMLGSVADTEDVLQDAWLAWASRSAAGAPGEIENPRAYLVRIAVNTALSRQAAISRRRETYVGPWLPEPLVARTDVDDAAERTEAVSMALLVVLETLTPLERAVFVLHEVFGYAHTEIAPILDRSPAAIRQLAHRAREHVHARRPRYQADPKVQRQATERFLQAALGADLEALMEILAPDVTLWTDGGGKSKATAALRPIQGADKVARAIAGTTARRPMELDIVYRTVNGDPSAVLFDKEAPFAVMVLDLDPDGHHVRGVYAVTNPDKLTHIDEVAEEVGGD; this is translated from the coding sequence ATGTCCGAAGGCATCGCGGACGACACCGCGACGCGGGTGTTCGCCGATCACCGGGAGCTTCTGTTCTCGGTGGTCTACAACATGCTCGGGAGCGTCGCCGACACCGAGGACGTCCTTCAGGACGCGTGGCTGGCGTGGGCCTCCCGAAGCGCCGCCGGAGCGCCCGGGGAGATCGAGAACCCGCGCGCCTACCTGGTGCGGATCGCGGTCAACACGGCGCTGTCGCGGCAGGCCGCGATCAGCCGGCGGCGCGAGACGTACGTGGGGCCGTGGCTGCCCGAGCCGCTGGTGGCCCGGACCGACGTGGACGACGCCGCCGAGCGCACCGAGGCCGTCTCGATGGCGCTCCTGGTCGTCCTGGAGACGCTCACGCCGCTGGAGCGGGCGGTGTTCGTCCTGCACGAGGTCTTCGGCTACGCCCACACCGAGATAGCGCCGATCCTCGACCGCAGCCCGGCGGCGATCAGGCAACTCGCGCACCGAGCCCGGGAGCACGTGCACGCCCGCCGCCCGCGCTACCAGGCCGACCCGAAGGTGCAGCGGCAGGCGACGGAGCGGTTCCTGCAGGCCGCCCTCGGCGCCGACCTGGAGGCGCTGATGGAGATCCTCGCGCCGGACGTGACGCTGTGGACGGACGGCGGCGGCAAGTCCAAGGCCACGGCGGCGCTGCGTCCCATCCAGGGGGCCGACAAGGTGGCGCGCGCCATCGCCGGGACGACCGCCCGAAGGCCCATGGAGCTGGACATCGTCTACCGCACCGTCAACGGCGACCCGTCCGCGGTGCTGTTCGACAAGGAGGCGCCGTTCGCCGTCATGGTCCTCGACCTGGACCCGGACGGCCACCACGTCCGAGGCGTCTACGCCGTCACCAACCCCGACAAGCTGACCCACATCGACGAGGTGGCGGAGGAGGTGGGCGGCGACTGA
- a CDS encoding winged helix DNA-binding domain-containing protein, with the protein MGARKALSARALNRALLGRQLLLRRADLPVVTAVERLLGLNAQDPNLPYLALWNRLEGFTINELTAAIENRELVRSTLMRATQHLLSVPDFRLVRPQLAPLLRRVQRTAFGRRVAGADPGALVTEARALLADGRTLTRPELGRLLAPRWPDADPAALGWSVQYLEPVVHPAPSGTWNVRGATPFARADWTGVHRDPTLQDACLLVRRYLAAFGPASVADARTWSGLGGLREVFDRLRPELRVFADASGRELFDLPDAPRPDDDVPVPVRLLPEFDATLLAHADRTRMMTADIRRRVCNGAAVAATVLVDGTVTATWTARSTPDTVTLTVRPFRPLSSTDRSAIQEEAAHLLTFTNPGTHHDVQLMPPQ; encoded by the coding sequence ATGGGCGCCCGCAAGGCACTGTCCGCGCGGGCGCTCAACCGCGCGCTCCTCGGACGCCAGCTGCTGCTGCGCCGCGCGGACCTCCCGGTGGTCACCGCCGTCGAACGGCTGCTCGGCCTCAACGCGCAGGACCCGAACCTGCCGTACCTGGCGTTGTGGAACCGTCTGGAAGGTTTCACGATCAACGAGCTGACCGCGGCGATCGAGAACCGCGAGCTGGTCCGCTCGACGCTGATGCGTGCGACGCAGCACCTCCTGTCGGTGCCGGACTTCCGGCTGGTCCGTCCGCAGCTGGCACCGCTGCTGCGCCGGGTGCAGCGCACCGCGTTCGGCCGCCGCGTCGCCGGCGCCGACCCCGGCGCGCTCGTCACCGAGGCCCGCGCCCTGCTCGCCGACGGCCGGACCCTGACCCGTCCCGAGCTCGGCCGGCTCCTCGCGCCCCGGTGGCCGGACGCCGACCCCGCTGCCCTCGGATGGTCGGTGCAGTACCTCGAACCCGTGGTGCACCCGGCGCCGAGCGGCACGTGGAACGTCCGCGGCGCGACGCCGTTCGCCCGCGCCGACTGGACGGGCGTCCACCGGGACCCGACACTCCAGGACGCGTGCCTGCTGGTCAGGCGCTACCTGGCGGCGTTCGGCCCCGCGTCGGTGGCCGACGCCCGCACCTGGTCGGGTCTCGGCGGCCTCCGCGAGGTGTTCGACCGCCTGCGTCCCGAACTGCGGGTGTTCGCCGACGCGTCGGGCAGGGAACTCTTCGACCTGCCGGACGCGCCACGTCCCGACGACGACGTTCCGGTGCCCGTGCGCCTCCTGCCGGAGTTCGACGCGACCCTGCTCGCCCACGCCGACCGCACCAGGATGATGACCGCCGACATCCGCCGCCGCGTCTGCAACGGCGCCGCCGTGGCCGCCACGGTCCTCGTCGACGGCACGGTCACCGCCACCTGGACGGCGAGGAGCACCCCCGACACCGTCACCCTGACCGTACGACCGTTCCGCCCGCTTTCGTCGACGGACCGGTCAGCGATACAGGAGGAAGCCGCCCACCTGCTCACCTTCACTAACCCAGGCACCCACCACGACGTCCAACTGATGCCCCCTCAGTGA
- a CDS encoding carboxymuconolactone decarboxylase family protein produces MNIDIPEGKDPIQHVWGEMVPGIGPAASNLSLAVYAHTTLGLREFEAARLRVAQLNGCLFCLDWRTERDGEKVEEGFADAVTQWRTTGAFDDRTRLAAEYAERYVLDHHGLDEEFWSRMRARYAQAEIVELSMCIGSWLAFGRLNRVLGLDAMCVLPRP; encoded by the coding sequence GTGAACATCGACATCCCCGAGGGCAAGGACCCGATCCAGCACGTGTGGGGCGAGATGGTGCCGGGCATCGGCCCCGCCGCCTCGAACCTCTCCCTCGCCGTCTACGCGCACACCACCCTCGGGCTCCGCGAGTTCGAGGCGGCCCGGCTGCGCGTCGCCCAGCTCAACGGCTGCCTGTTCTGCCTCGACTGGCGGACGGAACGCGACGGCGAGAAGGTCGAGGAGGGCTTCGCCGACGCGGTGACCCAGTGGCGCACCACCGGCGCCTTCGACGACCGCACCCGCCTCGCCGCCGAGTACGCCGAGCGCTACGTCCTCGACCACCACGGCCTGGACGAGGAGTTCTGGAGCCGGATGCGCGCCCGCTACGCCCAGGCGGAGATCGTGGAGCTGAGCATGTGCATCGGCTCCTGGCTGGCCTTCGGACGCCTCAACCGCGTCCTCGGCCTCGACGCGATGTGCGTCCTGCCCCGCCCCTGA
- a CDS encoding TraR/DksA family transcriptional regulator, with protein sequence MTNVADRQIPEYLDFVGPGWRGILMRTHTELLAVLPNYQVVQVKEKYGMLDVNLGAYVDPVTGEFGISRELGSRVSAILNAARDESRRTCEVCGEPGSETGQAWIKTLCPDHARPT encoded by the coding sequence ATGACGAACGTGGCCGACCGGCAGATACCCGAGTACCTCGATTTCGTCGGGCCCGGGTGGCGCGGCATCCTGATGCGGACTCATACCGAACTCCTCGCCGTGCTGCCGAACTACCAGGTAGTTCAGGTCAAGGAGAAGTACGGAATGCTGGACGTCAACCTGGGCGCGTACGTCGATCCCGTCACCGGGGAGTTCGGCATCAGCCGGGAGCTCGGCTCTCGGGTCAGTGCGATCCTGAACGCCGCACGGGACGAGTCCCGTCGCACCTGCGAGGTCTGCGGCGAGCCCGGTAGCGAGACCGGCCAGGCGTGGATCAAGACGCTCTGCCCCGACCACGCCCGGCCGACCTGA
- a CDS encoding glycosyltransferase family 4 protein: MEIPRTLVLTGHFPPEPGGVQTFTWELARRLPEDRLIVVAPAWPGAAEFDAGLGFPVVRRRAYLLFRGLRRLVVRHQVEAGWITAAAPFGMYAPLVRAAGVRWLVGSAHGQELGWFRAPPTRAALRAAARSFDVLTHLSATTLPELRDAVGDRTRLARLAGAVDTVRFRPGLDGTAVRRRHGLGGGPVVLSVARLVRRKGHDMLIRAWGDVVRRCPDARLVIVGDGPMRRRLTEMADREAPGTVTVTGPVPAAELPRYYAAANVFSLPCRDDRAGLQTEGLGLSVLEASASGLPVVVGRSGGSPESLVDGLTGVLVDATGPDEIALALHGLLGSPARAAAMGAAGRRWTCERWSWDAAAARLAALLKGSVLDAPPKHDTPGMEPAWDSGSS, encoded by the coding sequence ATGGAGATACCGCGGACGTTGGTGCTGACCGGGCACTTTCCACCGGAGCCCGGCGGTGTGCAGACGTTCACGTGGGAGTTGGCGCGACGGTTGCCCGAGGACCGCCTGATCGTCGTGGCCCCGGCGTGGCCGGGGGCCGCGGAGTTCGACGCCGGGCTCGGGTTCCCCGTCGTCCGGCGGCGCGCCTATCTGCTGTTCCGGGGGCTGCGGCGGCTCGTGGTGCGGCACCAGGTCGAGGCGGGGTGGATCACGGCGGCGGCGCCGTTCGGGATGTACGCGCCGCTGGTGCGGGCGGCGGGGGTGCGGTGGCTGGTCGGGTCCGCGCACGGGCAGGAGCTGGGGTGGTTCCGGGCGCCGCCGACGCGGGCGGCGCTGAGGGCGGCGGCGCGGTCGTTCGACGTCCTCACCCATCTCAGCGCGACCACGCTGCCGGAACTGCGGGACGCCGTCGGCGACCGGACGCGGCTGGCGCGGCTCGCCGGGGCCGTCGACACCGTGCGGTTCCGGCCGGGGCTGGACGGGACGGCGGTCCGCCGGCGGCACGGCCTCGGCGGAGGGCCGGTGGTGCTCAGTGTCGCGCGGCTCGTCCGGCGCAAGGGCCACGACATGCTGATCCGCGCGTGGGGGGACGTGGTGCGCCGGTGCCCGGACGCCCGGCTGGTGATCGTCGGGGACGGTCCGATGCGGCGCCGGCTCACGGAGATGGCGGACCGGGAGGCGCCCGGGACGGTCACGGTGACCGGGCCCGTTCCCGCCGCGGAGCTGCCGCGCTACTACGCCGCCGCCAACGTTTTCTCGCTGCCGTGCCGCGACGACCGGGCGGGGCTCCAGACCGAGGGACTGGGCCTGTCGGTGCTGGAGGCGTCCGCGTCGGGGCTGCCGGTGGTGGTGGGCCGGTCGGGCGGCAGCCCCGAGTCCCTGGTGGACGGCCTGACGGGGGTCCTGGTCGACGCGACCGGTCCGGACGAGATCGCCCTGGCCCTGCACGGCCTGCTCGGCTCCCCCGCGCGCGCCGCCGCGATGGGGGCCGCCGGACGGCGGTGGACGTGCGAACGCTGGAGCTGGGACGCCGCCGCGGCCCGGCTCGCCGCCCTGCTGAAGGGTTCCGTCCTCGACGCGCCGCCGAAGCACGACACACCGGGGATGGAGCCCGCATGGGACTCAGGGAGCAGCTGA